Proteins encoded in a region of the Patagioenas fasciata isolate bPatFas1 chromosome 21, bPatFas1.hap1, whole genome shotgun sequence genome:
- the RBBP5 gene encoding retinoblastoma-binding protein 5 isoform X6: MNLELLESFGQNYPEEADGTLDCISMALTCTFNRWGTLLAVGCNDGRIVIWDFLTRGIAKIISAHIHPVCSLCWSRDGHKLVSASTDNIVSQWDVLSGDCDQRFRFPSPILKVQYHPRDQNRVLVCPMKSAPVMLTLSDSKHVVLPVDDDSDLNVVASFDRRGEYIYTGNAKGKILVLKTDTQDLVASFRVTTGTSNTTAIKSIEFARKGSCFLINTADRIIRVYDGREILTCGRDGEPEPMQKLQDLVNRTPWKKCCFSGDGEYIVAGSARQHALYIWEKSIGNLVKILHGTRGELLLDVAWHPVRPIIASISSGVVSIWAQNQVENWSAFAPDFKELDENVEYEERESEFDIEDEDKSEPEQTGADAAEDEEVDVTSVDPIAAFCSSDEELEDSKALLYLPIAPEVEDPEENPYGPPPDAVQSSLADEGMGSEKKRQSSSDGPQAPKKKPKTTNIELQGVPNDEVHPLLGVKGDGKSKKKQAGRPKGSKGGAISELL; encoded by the exons ATGAACCTGGAGCTGCTCG AATCCTTCGGCCAGAACTACCCCGAG GAGGCTGACGGGACGCTGGACTGTATCAGCATGGCCCTGACCTGCACCTTCAACCGCTGGGGAACGCTGCTGGCCGTGGGCTGCAACGACGGGCGCATCGTCATCTGGGACTTCCTGACCCGGGGCATCGCCAAAATCATCAGCGCTCACATCCACCCCGTCTGCTCGCTGTG CTGGAGTCGAGATGGCCACAAACTGGTGAGTGCTTCGACTGATAACATCGTGTCGCAGTGGGATGTGCTCTCTGGAGACTGCGACCAGAGATTTCGATTTCCTTCGCCTATCCTGAAAGTTCAATACCACCCTCGAGACCA AAACAGAGTTTTAGTTTGTCCCATGAAGTCGGCGCCGGTGATGCTGACGCTGTCGGACTCCAAGCACGTTGTCCTGCCTGTGGATGACGATTCTGATCTCAACGTCGTGGCCTCCTTTGACAGGCGAGGGGAATACATTTATACGGGCAATGCCAAGGGGAAG ATCTTGGTCTTAAAAACAGACACTCAGGATCTTGTTGCTTCCTTCCGAGTGACAACGGGCACCAGCAACACCACAGCTATCAAATCGATTGAATTTGCTCGGAAAGGAAG CTGCTTTTTAATAAACACAGCTGACCGGATAATCAGGGTGTACGATGGCCGTGAAATTCTCACTTGTGGACGGGATGGGGAACCTGAACCGATGCAGAAGCTGCAGGATTTAGTGAACAG GACCCCGTGGAAGAAGTGCTGCTTCTCTGGTGACGGTGAATATATAGTGGCAGGTTCAGCACGACAGCATGCCCTGTACATTTGGGAGAAGAGCATTGGAAACCTGGTGAAAATCCTCCACGGGACCAGAGGAGAGCTGCTCTTGGATGTTGCA TGGCATCCTGTCCGACCGATCATAGCCTCGATTTCGAGCGGTGTGGTGTCAATATGGGCTCAGAACCAAGTG GAAAACTGGAGTGCCTTTGCGCCCGACTTCAAAGAACTGGATGAAAACGTAGAATATGAAGAGAGAGAGTCAGAGTTTGACATCGAAGATGAAGATAAGAGTGAACCAGAACAAACAG GtgctgatgctgcagaagatGAAGAAGTGGATGTAACTAGTGTGGATCCCATCGCTGCCTTTTGTAGCAG cgATGAAGAACTGGAGGACTCCAAAGCTCTGCTTTACTTACCCATTGCTCCTGAAGTTGAAGACCCAGAAGAAAATCCCTACGGGCCTCCACCAGACGCGGTTCAGAGTTCTTTAGCTGATGAGGGCATGGGTTCTGAGAAGAAGAGACAATCCTCCTCCGATGGACCTCAGGCACCAAAGAAGAAGCCCAAAACCACCAACATTGAACTCCAAGGAGTACCTAACGATG AAGTCCATCCGCTGCTGGGTGTGAAGGGAGATGGTAAATCCAAGAAGAAGCAAGCAGGCAGGCCTAAAGGATCAAAAG
- the RBBP5 gene encoding retinoblastoma-binding protein 5 isoform X3 → MNLELLESFGQNYPEEADGTLDCISMALTCTFNRWGTLLAVGCNDGRIVIWDFLTRGIAKIISAHIHPVCSLCWSRDGHKLVSASTDNIVSQWDVLSGDCDQRFRFPSPILKVQYHPRDQNRVLVCPMKSAPVMLTLSDSKHVVLPVDDDSDLNVVASFDRRGEYIYTGNAKGKILVLKTDTQDLVASFRVTTGTSNTTAIKSIEFARKGSCFLINTADRIIRVYDGREILTCGRDGEPEPMQKLQDLVNRTPWKKCCFSGDGEYIVAGSARQHALYIWEKSIGNLVKILHGTRGELLLDVAWHPVRPIIASISSGVVSIWAQNQVENWSAFAPDFKELDENVEYEERESEFDIEDEDKSEPEQTGADAAEDEEVDVTSVDPIAAFCSSDEELEDSKALLYLPIAPEVEDPEENPYGPPPDAVQSSLADEGMGSEKKRQSSSDGPQAPKKKPKTTNIELQGVPNDEVHPLLGVKGDGKSKKKQAGRPKGSKVPREVGRSADTSLAA, encoded by the exons ATGAACCTGGAGCTGCTCG AATCCTTCGGCCAGAACTACCCCGAG GAGGCTGACGGGACGCTGGACTGTATCAGCATGGCCCTGACCTGCACCTTCAACCGCTGGGGAACGCTGCTGGCCGTGGGCTGCAACGACGGGCGCATCGTCATCTGGGACTTCCTGACCCGGGGCATCGCCAAAATCATCAGCGCTCACATCCACCCCGTCTGCTCGCTGTG CTGGAGTCGAGATGGCCACAAACTGGTGAGTGCTTCGACTGATAACATCGTGTCGCAGTGGGATGTGCTCTCTGGAGACTGCGACCAGAGATTTCGATTTCCTTCGCCTATCCTGAAAGTTCAATACCACCCTCGAGACCA AAACAGAGTTTTAGTTTGTCCCATGAAGTCGGCGCCGGTGATGCTGACGCTGTCGGACTCCAAGCACGTTGTCCTGCCTGTGGATGACGATTCTGATCTCAACGTCGTGGCCTCCTTTGACAGGCGAGGGGAATACATTTATACGGGCAATGCCAAGGGGAAG ATCTTGGTCTTAAAAACAGACACTCAGGATCTTGTTGCTTCCTTCCGAGTGACAACGGGCACCAGCAACACCACAGCTATCAAATCGATTGAATTTGCTCGGAAAGGAAG CTGCTTTTTAATAAACACAGCTGACCGGATAATCAGGGTGTACGATGGCCGTGAAATTCTCACTTGTGGACGGGATGGGGAACCTGAACCGATGCAGAAGCTGCAGGATTTAGTGAACAG GACCCCGTGGAAGAAGTGCTGCTTCTCTGGTGACGGTGAATATATAGTGGCAGGTTCAGCACGACAGCATGCCCTGTACATTTGGGAGAAGAGCATTGGAAACCTGGTGAAAATCCTCCACGGGACCAGAGGAGAGCTGCTCTTGGATGTTGCA TGGCATCCTGTCCGACCGATCATAGCCTCGATTTCGAGCGGTGTGGTGTCAATATGGGCTCAGAACCAAGTG GAAAACTGGAGTGCCTTTGCGCCCGACTTCAAAGAACTGGATGAAAACGTAGAATATGAAGAGAGAGAGTCAGAGTTTGACATCGAAGATGAAGATAAGAGTGAACCAGAACAAACAG GtgctgatgctgcagaagatGAAGAAGTGGATGTAACTAGTGTGGATCCCATCGCTGCCTTTTGTAGCAG cgATGAAGAACTGGAGGACTCCAAAGCTCTGCTTTACTTACCCATTGCTCCTGAAGTTGAAGACCCAGAAGAAAATCCCTACGGGCCTCCACCAGACGCGGTTCAGAGTTCTTTAGCTGATGAGGGCATGGGTTCTGAGAAGAAGAGACAATCCTCCTCCGATGGACCTCAGGCACCAAAGAAGAAGCCCAAAACCACCAACATTGAACTCCAAGGAGTACCTAACGATG AAGTCCATCCGCTGCTGGGTGTGAAGGGAGATGGTAAATCCAAGAAGAAGCAAGCAGGCAGGCCTAAAGGATCAAAAG
- the RBBP5 gene encoding retinoblastoma-binding protein 5 isoform X4, which produces MNLELLESFGQNYPEEADGTLDCISMALTCTFNRWGTLLAVGCNDGRIVIWDFLTRGIAKIISAHIHPVCSLCWSRDGHKLVSASTDNIVSQWDVLSGDCDQRFRFPSPILKVQYHPRDQNRVLVCPMKSAPVMLTLSDSKHVVLPVDDDSDLNVVASFDRRGEYIYTGNAKGKILVLKTDTQDLVASFRVTTGTSNTTAIKSIEFARKGSCFLINTADRIIRVYDGREILTCGRDGEPEPMQKLQDLVNRTPWKKCCFSGDGEYIVAGSARQHALYIWEKSIGNLVKILHGTRGELLLDVAWHPVRPIIASISSGVVSIWAQNQVENWSAFAPDFKELDENVEYEERESEFDIEDEDKSEPEQTGADAAEDEEVDVTSVDPIAAFCSSDEELEDSKALLYLPIAPEVEDPEENPYGPPPDAVQSSLADEGMGSEKKRQSSSDGPQAPKKKPKTTNIELQGVPNDEVHPLLGVKGDGKSKKKQAGRPKGSKGCVAASELHLE; this is translated from the exons ATGAACCTGGAGCTGCTCG AATCCTTCGGCCAGAACTACCCCGAG GAGGCTGACGGGACGCTGGACTGTATCAGCATGGCCCTGACCTGCACCTTCAACCGCTGGGGAACGCTGCTGGCCGTGGGCTGCAACGACGGGCGCATCGTCATCTGGGACTTCCTGACCCGGGGCATCGCCAAAATCATCAGCGCTCACATCCACCCCGTCTGCTCGCTGTG CTGGAGTCGAGATGGCCACAAACTGGTGAGTGCTTCGACTGATAACATCGTGTCGCAGTGGGATGTGCTCTCTGGAGACTGCGACCAGAGATTTCGATTTCCTTCGCCTATCCTGAAAGTTCAATACCACCCTCGAGACCA AAACAGAGTTTTAGTTTGTCCCATGAAGTCGGCGCCGGTGATGCTGACGCTGTCGGACTCCAAGCACGTTGTCCTGCCTGTGGATGACGATTCTGATCTCAACGTCGTGGCCTCCTTTGACAGGCGAGGGGAATACATTTATACGGGCAATGCCAAGGGGAAG ATCTTGGTCTTAAAAACAGACACTCAGGATCTTGTTGCTTCCTTCCGAGTGACAACGGGCACCAGCAACACCACAGCTATCAAATCGATTGAATTTGCTCGGAAAGGAAG CTGCTTTTTAATAAACACAGCTGACCGGATAATCAGGGTGTACGATGGCCGTGAAATTCTCACTTGTGGACGGGATGGGGAACCTGAACCGATGCAGAAGCTGCAGGATTTAGTGAACAG GACCCCGTGGAAGAAGTGCTGCTTCTCTGGTGACGGTGAATATATAGTGGCAGGTTCAGCACGACAGCATGCCCTGTACATTTGGGAGAAGAGCATTGGAAACCTGGTGAAAATCCTCCACGGGACCAGAGGAGAGCTGCTCTTGGATGTTGCA TGGCATCCTGTCCGACCGATCATAGCCTCGATTTCGAGCGGTGTGGTGTCAATATGGGCTCAGAACCAAGTG GAAAACTGGAGTGCCTTTGCGCCCGACTTCAAAGAACTGGATGAAAACGTAGAATATGAAGAGAGAGAGTCAGAGTTTGACATCGAAGATGAAGATAAGAGTGAACCAGAACAAACAG GtgctgatgctgcagaagatGAAGAAGTGGATGTAACTAGTGTGGATCCCATCGCTGCCTTTTGTAGCAG cgATGAAGAACTGGAGGACTCCAAAGCTCTGCTTTACTTACCCATTGCTCCTGAAGTTGAAGACCCAGAAGAAAATCCCTACGGGCCTCCACCAGACGCGGTTCAGAGTTCTTTAGCTGATGAGGGCATGGGTTCTGAGAAGAAGAGACAATCCTCCTCCGATGGACCTCAGGCACCAAAGAAGAAGCCCAAAACCACCAACATTGAACTCCAAGGAGTACCTAACGATG AAGTCCATCCGCTGCTGGGTGTGAAGGGAGATGGTAAATCCAAGAAGAAGCAAGCAGGCAGGCCTAAAGGATCAAAAG
- the RBBP5 gene encoding retinoblastoma-binding protein 5 isoform X2: MNLELLESFGQNYPEEADGTLDCISMALTCTFNRWGTLLAVGCNDGRIVIWDFLTRGIAKIISAHIHPVCSLCWSRDGHKLVSASTDNIVSQWDVLSGDCDQRFRFPSPILKVQYHPRDQNRVLVCPMKSAPVMLTLSDSKHVVLPVDDDSDLNVVASFDRRGEYIYTGNAKGKILVLKTDTQDLVASFRVTTGTSNTTAIKSIEFARKGSCFLINTADRIIRVYDGREILTCGRDGEPEPMQKLQDLVNRTPWKKCCFSGDGEYIVAGSARQHALYIWEKSIGNLVKILHGTRGELLLDVAWHPVRPIIASISSGVVSIWAQNQVENWSAFAPDFKELDENVEYEERESEFDIEDEDKSEPEQTGADAAEDEEVDVTSVDPIAAFCSSDEELEDSKALLYLPIAPEVEDPEENPYGPPPDAVQSSLADEGMGSEKKRQSSSDGPQAPKKKPKTTNIELQGVPNDEVHPLLGVKGDGKSKKKQAGRPKGSKGKDKDSPFKPKLYKGDRGALPLEGAAKGKVQAELGQPLTGGAISELL; encoded by the exons ATGAACCTGGAGCTGCTCG AATCCTTCGGCCAGAACTACCCCGAG GAGGCTGACGGGACGCTGGACTGTATCAGCATGGCCCTGACCTGCACCTTCAACCGCTGGGGAACGCTGCTGGCCGTGGGCTGCAACGACGGGCGCATCGTCATCTGGGACTTCCTGACCCGGGGCATCGCCAAAATCATCAGCGCTCACATCCACCCCGTCTGCTCGCTGTG CTGGAGTCGAGATGGCCACAAACTGGTGAGTGCTTCGACTGATAACATCGTGTCGCAGTGGGATGTGCTCTCTGGAGACTGCGACCAGAGATTTCGATTTCCTTCGCCTATCCTGAAAGTTCAATACCACCCTCGAGACCA AAACAGAGTTTTAGTTTGTCCCATGAAGTCGGCGCCGGTGATGCTGACGCTGTCGGACTCCAAGCACGTTGTCCTGCCTGTGGATGACGATTCTGATCTCAACGTCGTGGCCTCCTTTGACAGGCGAGGGGAATACATTTATACGGGCAATGCCAAGGGGAAG ATCTTGGTCTTAAAAACAGACACTCAGGATCTTGTTGCTTCCTTCCGAGTGACAACGGGCACCAGCAACACCACAGCTATCAAATCGATTGAATTTGCTCGGAAAGGAAG CTGCTTTTTAATAAACACAGCTGACCGGATAATCAGGGTGTACGATGGCCGTGAAATTCTCACTTGTGGACGGGATGGGGAACCTGAACCGATGCAGAAGCTGCAGGATTTAGTGAACAG GACCCCGTGGAAGAAGTGCTGCTTCTCTGGTGACGGTGAATATATAGTGGCAGGTTCAGCACGACAGCATGCCCTGTACATTTGGGAGAAGAGCATTGGAAACCTGGTGAAAATCCTCCACGGGACCAGAGGAGAGCTGCTCTTGGATGTTGCA TGGCATCCTGTCCGACCGATCATAGCCTCGATTTCGAGCGGTGTGGTGTCAATATGGGCTCAGAACCAAGTG GAAAACTGGAGTGCCTTTGCGCCCGACTTCAAAGAACTGGATGAAAACGTAGAATATGAAGAGAGAGAGTCAGAGTTTGACATCGAAGATGAAGATAAGAGTGAACCAGAACAAACAG GtgctgatgctgcagaagatGAAGAAGTGGATGTAACTAGTGTGGATCCCATCGCTGCCTTTTGTAGCAG cgATGAAGAACTGGAGGACTCCAAAGCTCTGCTTTACTTACCCATTGCTCCTGAAGTTGAAGACCCAGAAGAAAATCCCTACGGGCCTCCACCAGACGCGGTTCAGAGTTCTTTAGCTGATGAGGGCATGGGTTCTGAGAAGAAGAGACAATCCTCCTCCGATGGACCTCAGGCACCAAAGAAGAAGCCCAAAACCACCAACATTGAACTCCAAGGAGTACCTAACGATG AAGTCCATCCGCTGCTGGGTGTGAAGGGAGATGGTAAATCCAAGAAGAAGCAAGCAGGCAGGCCTAAAGGATCAAAAGGTAAAGACAAAGATTCTCCATTTAAACCGAAACTCTACAAAGGGGACAGAGGTGCTTTACCTCTGGAAGGAGCAGCGAAGGGTAAAGTGCAGGCGGAGCTGGGACAGCCTTTGACAG
- the RBBP5 gene encoding retinoblastoma-binding protein 5 isoform X1, producing MNLELLESFGQNYPEEADGTLDCISMALTCTFNRWGTLLAVGCNDGRIVIWDFLTRGIAKIISAHIHPVCSLCWSRDGHKLVSASTDNIVSQWDVLSGDCDQRFRFPSPILKVQYHPRDQNRVLVCPMKSAPVMLTLSDSKHVVLPVDDDSDLNVVASFDRRGEYIYTGNAKGKILVLKTDTQDLVASFRVTTGTSNTTAIKSIEFARKGSCFLINTADRIIRVYDGREILTCGRDGEPEPMQKLQDLVNRTPWKKCCFSGDGEYIVAGSARQHALYIWEKSIGNLVKILHGTRGELLLDVAWHPVRPIIASISSGVVSIWAQNQVENWSAFAPDFKELDENVEYEERESEFDIEDEDKSEPEQTGADAAEDEEVDVTSVDPIAAFCSSDEELEDSKALLYLPIAPEVEDPEENPYGPPPDAVQSSLADEGMGSEKKRQSSSDGPQAPKKKPKTTNIELQGVPNDEVHPLLGVKGDGKSKKKQAGRPKGSKGKDKDSPFKPKLYKGDRGALPLEGAAKGKVQAELGQPLTAGGAISELL from the exons ATGAACCTGGAGCTGCTCG AATCCTTCGGCCAGAACTACCCCGAG GAGGCTGACGGGACGCTGGACTGTATCAGCATGGCCCTGACCTGCACCTTCAACCGCTGGGGAACGCTGCTGGCCGTGGGCTGCAACGACGGGCGCATCGTCATCTGGGACTTCCTGACCCGGGGCATCGCCAAAATCATCAGCGCTCACATCCACCCCGTCTGCTCGCTGTG CTGGAGTCGAGATGGCCACAAACTGGTGAGTGCTTCGACTGATAACATCGTGTCGCAGTGGGATGTGCTCTCTGGAGACTGCGACCAGAGATTTCGATTTCCTTCGCCTATCCTGAAAGTTCAATACCACCCTCGAGACCA AAACAGAGTTTTAGTTTGTCCCATGAAGTCGGCGCCGGTGATGCTGACGCTGTCGGACTCCAAGCACGTTGTCCTGCCTGTGGATGACGATTCTGATCTCAACGTCGTGGCCTCCTTTGACAGGCGAGGGGAATACATTTATACGGGCAATGCCAAGGGGAAG ATCTTGGTCTTAAAAACAGACACTCAGGATCTTGTTGCTTCCTTCCGAGTGACAACGGGCACCAGCAACACCACAGCTATCAAATCGATTGAATTTGCTCGGAAAGGAAG CTGCTTTTTAATAAACACAGCTGACCGGATAATCAGGGTGTACGATGGCCGTGAAATTCTCACTTGTGGACGGGATGGGGAACCTGAACCGATGCAGAAGCTGCAGGATTTAGTGAACAG GACCCCGTGGAAGAAGTGCTGCTTCTCTGGTGACGGTGAATATATAGTGGCAGGTTCAGCACGACAGCATGCCCTGTACATTTGGGAGAAGAGCATTGGAAACCTGGTGAAAATCCTCCACGGGACCAGAGGAGAGCTGCTCTTGGATGTTGCA TGGCATCCTGTCCGACCGATCATAGCCTCGATTTCGAGCGGTGTGGTGTCAATATGGGCTCAGAACCAAGTG GAAAACTGGAGTGCCTTTGCGCCCGACTTCAAAGAACTGGATGAAAACGTAGAATATGAAGAGAGAGAGTCAGAGTTTGACATCGAAGATGAAGATAAGAGTGAACCAGAACAAACAG GtgctgatgctgcagaagatGAAGAAGTGGATGTAACTAGTGTGGATCCCATCGCTGCCTTTTGTAGCAG cgATGAAGAACTGGAGGACTCCAAAGCTCTGCTTTACTTACCCATTGCTCCTGAAGTTGAAGACCCAGAAGAAAATCCCTACGGGCCTCCACCAGACGCGGTTCAGAGTTCTTTAGCTGATGAGGGCATGGGTTCTGAGAAGAAGAGACAATCCTCCTCCGATGGACCTCAGGCACCAAAGAAGAAGCCCAAAACCACCAACATTGAACTCCAAGGAGTACCTAACGATG AAGTCCATCCGCTGCTGGGTGTGAAGGGAGATGGTAAATCCAAGAAGAAGCAAGCAGGCAGGCCTAAAGGATCAAAAGGTAAAGACAAAGATTCTCCATTTAAACCGAAACTCTACAAAGGGGACAGAGGTGCTTTACCTCTGGAAGGAGCAGCGAAGGGTAAAGTGCAGGCGGAGCTGGGACAGCCTTTGACAG
- the RBBP5 gene encoding retinoblastoma-binding protein 5 isoform X5 translates to MNLELLESFGQNYPEEADGTLDCISMALTCTFNRWGTLLAVGCNDGRIVIWDFLTRGIAKIISAHIHPVCSLCWSRDGHKLVSASTDNIVSQWDVLSGDCDQRFRFPSPILKVQYHPRDQNRVLVCPMKSAPVMLTLSDSKHVVLPVDDDSDLNVVASFDRRGEYIYTGNAKGKILVLKTDTQDLVASFRVTTGTSNTTAIKSIEFARKGSCFLINTADRIIRVYDGREILTCGRDGEPEPMQKLQDLVNRTPWKKCCFSGDGEYIVAGSARQHALYIWEKSIGNLVKILHGTRGELLLDVAWHPVRPIIASISSGVVSIWAQNQVENWSAFAPDFKELDENVEYEERESEFDIEDEDKSEPEQTGADAAEDEEVDVTSVDPIAAFCSSDEELEDSKALLYLPIAPEVEDPEENPYGPPPDAVQSSLADEGMGSEKKRQSSSDGPQAPKKKPKTTNIELQGVPNDEVHPLLGVKGDGKSKKKQAGRPKGSKAGGAISELL, encoded by the exons ATGAACCTGGAGCTGCTCG AATCCTTCGGCCAGAACTACCCCGAG GAGGCTGACGGGACGCTGGACTGTATCAGCATGGCCCTGACCTGCACCTTCAACCGCTGGGGAACGCTGCTGGCCGTGGGCTGCAACGACGGGCGCATCGTCATCTGGGACTTCCTGACCCGGGGCATCGCCAAAATCATCAGCGCTCACATCCACCCCGTCTGCTCGCTGTG CTGGAGTCGAGATGGCCACAAACTGGTGAGTGCTTCGACTGATAACATCGTGTCGCAGTGGGATGTGCTCTCTGGAGACTGCGACCAGAGATTTCGATTTCCTTCGCCTATCCTGAAAGTTCAATACCACCCTCGAGACCA AAACAGAGTTTTAGTTTGTCCCATGAAGTCGGCGCCGGTGATGCTGACGCTGTCGGACTCCAAGCACGTTGTCCTGCCTGTGGATGACGATTCTGATCTCAACGTCGTGGCCTCCTTTGACAGGCGAGGGGAATACATTTATACGGGCAATGCCAAGGGGAAG ATCTTGGTCTTAAAAACAGACACTCAGGATCTTGTTGCTTCCTTCCGAGTGACAACGGGCACCAGCAACACCACAGCTATCAAATCGATTGAATTTGCTCGGAAAGGAAG CTGCTTTTTAATAAACACAGCTGACCGGATAATCAGGGTGTACGATGGCCGTGAAATTCTCACTTGTGGACGGGATGGGGAACCTGAACCGATGCAGAAGCTGCAGGATTTAGTGAACAG GACCCCGTGGAAGAAGTGCTGCTTCTCTGGTGACGGTGAATATATAGTGGCAGGTTCAGCACGACAGCATGCCCTGTACATTTGGGAGAAGAGCATTGGAAACCTGGTGAAAATCCTCCACGGGACCAGAGGAGAGCTGCTCTTGGATGTTGCA TGGCATCCTGTCCGACCGATCATAGCCTCGATTTCGAGCGGTGTGGTGTCAATATGGGCTCAGAACCAAGTG GAAAACTGGAGTGCCTTTGCGCCCGACTTCAAAGAACTGGATGAAAACGTAGAATATGAAGAGAGAGAGTCAGAGTTTGACATCGAAGATGAAGATAAGAGTGAACCAGAACAAACAG GtgctgatgctgcagaagatGAAGAAGTGGATGTAACTAGTGTGGATCCCATCGCTGCCTTTTGTAGCAG cgATGAAGAACTGGAGGACTCCAAAGCTCTGCTTTACTTACCCATTGCTCCTGAAGTTGAAGACCCAGAAGAAAATCCCTACGGGCCTCCACCAGACGCGGTTCAGAGTTCTTTAGCTGATGAGGGCATGGGTTCTGAGAAGAAGAGACAATCCTCCTCCGATGGACCTCAGGCACCAAAGAAGAAGCCCAAAACCACCAACATTGAACTCCAAGGAGTACCTAACGATG AAGTCCATCCGCTGCTGGGTGTGAAGGGAGATGGTAAATCCAAGAAGAAGCAAGCAGGCAGGCCTAAAGGATCAAAAG